One Helianthus annuus cultivar XRQ/B chromosome 12, HanXRQr2.0-SUNRISE, whole genome shotgun sequence genomic region harbors:
- the LOC110892401 gene encoding uncharacterized protein LOC110892401 gives MRSSDMRMDKMASGGNTDNTERITRNELNKMISDEVTRVIDANVSKLAQEVEGQVLSTVENMITGKVDELKEMIAGIQGKKEARRCTYKDFMACKPTTFNGEIDPIECQRWIANMEGVFIRSHCDKEDQVMFATGQLMRRAKDWWDSYSKEIGENRVQTLTWQEFKQPFIKYHCPQSAVDRIQEDFLRLRQRDESVNEITNTFLDQLKFCEEIVGTERKKIIRYHGMLKAEIREFITPSKCETLDEIIDLARDREIEIKRQDERGEKRQAEKGSTQGSSKKPKTHDQGKKEASKGGFPRCKTCGKPHSGECLLGRKGCYNCGQEGHPYYNCPNPKRVCYNCNESGHVKADCPKLKQGPKKEGKKEETAKAKGRMFQISAEEARAHPNVVSGYKHEGWFLNK, from the exons ATGAGGAGTTCTGACATGCGAATGGATAAA ATGGCAAGTGGAGGAAACACGGATAACACAGAACGTATAACTCGGAACGAGTTAAACAAGATGATCTCGGATGAAGTAACGAGGGTAATTGATGCAAACGTTTCCAAGCTAGCACAAGAGGTGGAGGGCCAAGTACTAAGTACGGTAGAAAATATGATCACGGGCAAGGTGGATGAATTGAAGGAAATGATAGCCGGAATTCAAGGCAAGAAAGAGGCAAGACGGTGCACCTACAAGGATTTTATGGCATGTAAGCCTACGACCTTTAACGGGGAAATTGACCCCATAGAATGCCAAAGATGGATAGCTAACATGGAAGGGGTGTTCATTCGGAGTCATTGTGACAAGGAAGACCAAGTCATGTTTGCCACGGGGCAACTCATGCGAAGGGCTAAAGATTGGTGGGACTCGTATAGTAAGGAGATTGGAGAAAATCGAGTTCAAACCTTGACTTGGCAAGAATTCAAACAGCCTTTTATCAAGTACCATTGTCCACAATCAGCTGTGGATCGAATTCAAGAAGATTTTCTCCGGTTGCGACAAAGGGATGAATCAGTTAACGAAATCACGAACACTTTCCTCGACCAACTGAAGTTTTGTGAAGAAATAGTTGGAACAGAAAGGAAGAAGATTATTCGTTATCATGGCATGCTCAAAGCTGAAATTCGGGAGTTCATAACTCCTTCAAAATGTGAAACTTTGGACGAGATCATTGATTTAGCAAGGGATAGAGAAATCGAGATAAAGAGGCAAGATGAACGTGGGGAGAAAAGGCAAGCCGAGAAGGGGTCAACTCAAGGCTCATCTAAGAAACCCAAAACGCATGATCAAGGAAAGAAGGAAGCTTCCAAAGGCGGGTTCCCACGATGCAAAACATGTGGAAAACCCCATTCCGGTGAGTGCTTATTGGGAAGGAAGGGGTGTTACAATTGCGGGCAAGAAGGGCATCCGTACTATAACTGTCCGAATCCCAAAAGGGTGTGCTACAATTGTAATGAATCGGGCCATGTGAAAGCCGATTGCCCAAAGCTCAAACAAGGGCCGAAGaaagaaggaaagaaagaagAAACCGCGAAAGCGAAAGGAAGAATGTTTCAAATCTCCGCGGAAGAAGCAAGAGCTCACCcgaatgtggtctcag GTTACAAACATGAGGGGTGGTTTTTGAATAAATAG